In Oceanobacillus sp. FSL K6-2867, one DNA window encodes the following:
- a CDS encoding glyceraldehyde-3-phosphate dehydrogenase — protein sequence MNKIRVAITGLGRIGRMVFRQAIADEQLDVVAINASYPPETIAHLIKYDSIHGIFDGKVEALQDGIEVNGKKVLLVNYREPEKLPWKALDIDIVIEATGKFKTKESAGLHLKAGAKKVVITAPGKQIDKTIVMGVNEAAYMPDEDDIISNASCTTNCLAPIVKVLDDKFSIVNGLMTTVHAFTGDQNNLDNPHKDLRRARACTQSIIPTTTGAAKALSEVLPHLKGKLHGMALRVPTPNVSLVDLVVDVHTPVTAADVNKAFQEAAENELEGIVHYSEEPLVSIDYTTTDYSAIVDGLSTIVMGENKIKVIAWYDNEWGYSKRVLDLTKHVGSYLYQREVKIP from the coding sequence ATGAACAAAATTCGTGTGGCCATAACAGGTCTTGGTAGAATCGGACGTATGGTATTTCGTCAAGCAATTGCAGATGAACAATTGGATGTAGTCGCTATCAATGCGAGCTACCCTCCTGAAACAATCGCACATCTTATTAAGTATGACAGCATTCATGGTATTTTTGATGGTAAAGTGGAAGCGCTTCAAGATGGTATTGAAGTGAATGGAAAAAAAGTATTACTTGTAAATTACCGAGAACCAGAAAAGCTCCCATGGAAAGCCTTGGACATTGACATCGTAATTGAGGCGACAGGTAAATTCAAAACGAAAGAAAGCGCTGGTCTGCATTTGAAAGCTGGGGCTAAAAAGGTGGTTATTACAGCGCCGGGAAAACAGATCGATAAAACCATTGTAATGGGTGTAAATGAAGCAGCATACATGCCTGATGAGGATGATATAATTTCTAATGCTTCTTGTACAACAAATTGTCTAGCCCCAATTGTGAAAGTGTTAGATGATAAATTTTCAATTGTTAACGGGTTAATGACAACGGTACATGCTTTTACAGGAGATCAAAACAACTTGGATAATCCACATAAAGATTTACGACGTGCACGAGCGTGTACACAGTCGATTATACCAACTACAACGGGGGCAGCCAAAGCGTTAAGTGAAGTATTGCCACATTTAAAAGGAAAATTGCATGGGATGGCATTACGTGTACCCACACCGAATGTGTCACTTGTCGATTTGGTTGTTGATGTGCATACTCCAGTTACTGCCGCTGATGTTAATAAAGCGTTTCAAGAAGCTGCAGAAAATGAATTAGAAGGTATTGTGCATTATTCTGAGGAACCGCTTGTGTCAATAGATTATACAACTACCGATTACTCAGCAATTGTCGACGGGTTATCAACAATTGTAATGGGTGAGAATAAAATAAAAGTAATTGCTTGGTATGATAATGAATGGGGATATTCGAAACGAGTACTTGATTTAACAAAACATGTTGGAAGCTATTTATACCAACGAGAAGTTAAAATTCCATAA
- the coaE gene encoding dephospho-CoA kinase (Dephospho-CoA kinase (CoaE) performs the final step in coenzyme A biosynthesis.) — MAIVIGLTGSIATGKSTVSQMFKDFGIPVVDADKIAREVVYPGENAYESIVKAFGESILLPDKTLDRKALGSIIFADEVKRKLLNSIIHPAIRERIFQQKDDYIEAGEQCVVLDVPLLFEGNYSKVVDRTIVVAVDDAVQLERLMQRNELTEKDARERINSQLSIKEKAMLADAVIDNNGTVAESRDQLKKLLIAWNIF; from the coding sequence GTGGCAATTGTAATTGGCTTAACAGGTAGTATCGCAACTGGGAAAAGCACAGTGTCTCAAATGTTTAAAGACTTTGGTATACCAGTAGTCGATGCAGATAAAATTGCAAGAGAGGTCGTATATCCTGGTGAAAATGCGTACGAGTCGATAGTGAAAGCATTTGGAGAATCGATTCTGCTTCCTGATAAAACGCTTGACCGAAAAGCACTTGGCTCAATTATTTTTGCGGATGAGGTAAAGCGTAAGCTCCTAAACAGCATTATTCATCCAGCAATCCGCGAAAGAATCTTCCAGCAAAAGGATGATTATATCGAAGCAGGGGAACAGTGTGTCGTGCTTGATGTACCTTTATTATTCGAAGGGAATTATTCAAAAGTTGTTGATCGTACGATTGTTGTTGCAGTGGATGATGCAGTACAATTGGAAAGATTGATGCAACGTAACGAGCTTACAGAAAAAGACGCAAGGGAACGAATTAATTCGCAGCTTTCGATAAAAGAGAAAGCTATGCTAGCGGATGCTGTGATTGATAACAATGGAACAGTAGCTGAATCGCGCGATCAATTGAAAAAGCTTTTAATCGCATGGAACATATTTTAA
- the mutM gene encoding DNA-formamidopyrimidine glycosylase yields the protein MPELPEVETIKNTLKRFVLNKTIEQVDIYWSNIIKEPDDAEHFKTLLKGQTIRELSRKGKFLLFYLDDIVLVSHLRMEGKYSVHDSSEPVKKHTHVIFRFTNGEELRYNDVRKFGTMHVYPVGKEFLNKPLNQLGPEPFDEAFTLDYFYQKLKKTDRYIKSALLDQTIVTGLGNIYVDETLFKAGIHPLKRSSKLTKKEVKAIREQAINTLEEAVRAGGTTIRSYVNGQGDMGMFQQELYVYGQESKNCKNCSNTITKLKIGGRGTHICTICQKL from the coding sequence ATGCCAGAATTACCAGAAGTAGAAACAATTAAAAATACACTTAAACGATTTGTGCTAAATAAAACGATTGAACAAGTAGATATATATTGGTCTAACATAATCAAAGAGCCTGATGATGCAGAACATTTTAAAACGTTGCTGAAAGGCCAGACGATTCGTGAGCTTTCCAGAAAAGGGAAATTTTTATTGTTTTACCTTGATGATATCGTACTTGTTTCACATCTGCGGATGGAAGGAAAATACAGTGTACATGATTCAAGTGAACCAGTAAAAAAGCATACCCATGTTATTTTTCGCTTTACGAATGGAGAAGAGCTCCGTTATAATGATGTCCGGAAATTCGGTACGATGCATGTCTATCCAGTTGGTAAAGAATTTTTGAATAAACCATTGAATCAGCTTGGTCCCGAACCATTTGATGAAGCATTTACACTAGATTATTTCTACCAGAAATTAAAAAAGACAGATCGTTACATTAAATCAGCATTACTGGATCAGACAATCGTTACTGGCCTTGGTAATATATATGTGGATGAAACATTATTCAAAGCAGGTATTCATCCATTAAAAAGATCAAGCAAGCTAACGAAGAAAGAAGTTAAAGCAATACGCGAACAAGCAATCAACACGCTTGAAGAAGCTGTTCGGGCAGGAGGAACGACTATTCGTTCCTATGTAAATGGACAGGGTGATATGGGGATGTTCCAGCAAGAATTATACGTTTATGGACAAGAAAGCAAAAATTGTAAAAACTGCAGTAATACGATTACGAAATTGAAAATTGGTGGTAGAGGAACCCATATATGCACGATATGTCAGAAGCTGTAA
- the polA gene encoding DNA polymerase I has protein sequence MTKKLVLIDGNSIIYRAFFALPLLNNDKGVYTNAVYGFTTMLLRILEEEKPTHLLVAFDAGKTTFRHATYKEYKGGRQKTPPELSEQFPVLKELLDAFQIKHYQLEQYEADDIIGTLSKQGNEEGFEVTVISGDKDMLQLVSDHISVHVTKKGISDIERYTPSYMLEKMEITPEQIIDLKSLMGDSSDNIPGVPGVGQKTATKLIKQYGDLESVYEHLDDVSGKKLKENLTNHQDDAFMSKELVTINRNSPIEIEIKDIPYDGFDQSGVRAAFKELGFQSLLNRVADDEAEADEELQTEMKEITYTVVDRITESILAEETSFVVEMLHDNYHQAEINGFGMVNEHGAYFIRPAVALESDLFKQWAEDSNKNKIVFDAKKTMVALLRNNIHIQGITFDMLLASYLLNPAENNHDIPAIGNRMGKTDVLFDEEVYGKGAKLKVPEEPVLSEHVVRKTMTMHVIKDEMIKELKENEQYKLLKELEMPLAIILAEMEHVGVQVDINRLEEMGVDLKERLQTLENEIHKLAGEEFNLNSPKQLGPILFEKLQLPVIKKTKTGYSTAADVLEQLQNEHEIIPKLLLYRQLGKLQSTYIEGLLKVVRKDTNKIHTRYNQALTQTGRLSSVDPNLQNIPIRLEEGRKIRQAFVPSKNGWIMFAADYSQIELRVLAHIANDEKLVKAFQEDVDIHTQTAMDVFHVEKDEVTSNMRRQAKAVNFGIVYGISDYGLSQNLGITRKEAKQFIDRYFESYPGVKQYMEEIVQEAKHKGYVTTLMKRRRYLPEITSRNFNVRSFAERTAMNTPIQGSAADIIKKAMIDLDGRLKEEKLQAKILLQVHDELILEAPKEEIDKLKEIVPEMMEQTVTLNVPLKVDYEFGANWFDAK, from the coding sequence ATGACAAAAAAATTAGTATTAATTGATGGCAACAGTATTATTTATCGGGCGTTTTTTGCATTGCCACTTTTAAATAATGATAAGGGTGTATATACGAATGCAGTTTATGGATTCACGACAATGCTTCTACGCATTTTAGAAGAAGAAAAGCCGACACACTTACTTGTGGCCTTTGATGCAGGAAAGACGACGTTTCGTCATGCGACGTATAAAGAATACAAAGGTGGTCGTCAGAAAACACCACCAGAGTTATCGGAACAGTTCCCTGTTTTAAAGGAATTGCTTGATGCATTTCAAATTAAGCATTATCAGCTGGAGCAATATGAAGCAGATGATATTATCGGTACATTATCAAAGCAAGGAAATGAGGAAGGCTTTGAAGTAACGGTTATTTCAGGGGATAAGGATATGCTGCAGCTCGTTTCGGATCATATATCCGTACATGTTACCAAAAAAGGGATTAGTGATATAGAGAGATACACTCCAAGCTATATGCTTGAAAAAATGGAAATTACGCCAGAACAAATTATTGATCTGAAGTCCCTTATGGGGGACAGCTCTGACAATATCCCTGGTGTTCCTGGTGTAGGACAAAAGACGGCAACGAAGCTGATTAAGCAATACGGCGATTTAGAATCAGTTTATGAGCATTTGGATGATGTAAGTGGCAAAAAATTAAAAGAGAACCTGACGAATCATCAAGATGATGCATTTATGAGTAAGGAACTTGTCACGATTAATCGCAATTCACCGATTGAAATAGAAATAAAGGATATTCCCTATGATGGTTTTGACCAGTCTGGAGTTCGTGCTGCTTTTAAAGAACTTGGATTCCAGTCATTATTAAATCGAGTTGCTGATGATGAGGCAGAAGCTGATGAAGAACTGCAAACAGAAATGAAAGAAATCACGTATACCGTTGTTGATAGAATAACCGAGTCTATTTTGGCTGAGGAAACGTCATTTGTAGTAGAAATGCTACATGACAATTACCATCAAGCAGAAATTAATGGATTTGGAATGGTGAATGAACATGGTGCTTATTTTATTCGACCGGCTGTTGCATTAGAGTCCGATTTGTTTAAACAATGGGCAGAGGACAGTAATAAAAATAAAATTGTTTTTGATGCAAAGAAAACAATGGTTGCTTTGCTGAGAAATAATATTCATATTCAAGGAATAACATTTGATATGCTGCTTGCATCCTATTTGCTCAACCCAGCTGAAAACAATCATGATATCCCAGCAATCGGAAACCGTATGGGAAAAACCGATGTCTTATTTGATGAGGAAGTATACGGAAAAGGTGCGAAACTAAAAGTTCCCGAAGAGCCTGTACTTTCCGAGCACGTTGTTAGAAAAACGATGACGATGCATGTGATAAAGGATGAGATGATTAAGGAATTGAAAGAAAATGAACAATATAAGCTGTTAAAAGAATTAGAAATGCCGCTTGCCATTATTCTTGCTGAAATGGAACATGTTGGTGTCCAGGTGGATATAAATCGTTTAGAGGAAATGGGAGTCGATTTAAAGGAAAGACTGCAAACATTAGAAAATGAAATCCATAAGCTGGCTGGAGAAGAATTTAATTTAAACTCGCCGAAACAGCTTGGTCCCATTTTATTTGAAAAATTACAGCTGCCAGTAATTAAGAAAACGAAAACCGGCTATTCTACTGCAGCTGATGTATTAGAGCAGCTGCAAAATGAGCACGAAATTATTCCAAAGCTGCTTTTATACCGACAGCTCGGAAAACTTCAATCAACCTACATTGAAGGTCTATTGAAAGTCGTGAGGAAAGATACGAATAAAATTCATACAAGATACAACCAAGCATTGACACAAACAGGAAGATTGAGTTCTGTTGATCCGAATTTACAAAACATCCCAATTCGTTTAGAGGAAGGCCGGAAAATAAGACAAGCTTTTGTTCCTTCTAAAAATGGATGGATCATGTTTGCAGCTGATTATTCGCAAATTGAACTTAGGGTTCTTGCGCATATTGCAAATGATGAAAAGCTTGTGAAAGCTTTCCAGGAGGATGTCGATATTCATACACAGACCGCGATGGATGTGTTCCATGTAGAAAAAGATGAAGTTACATCGAATATGCGAAGACAAGCAAAAGCGGTTAACTTCGGTATCGTTTATGGAATTAGTGACTATGGACTATCGCAAAATCTCGGCATAACGAGAAAAGAAGCGAAACAGTTTATTGATCGATATTTCGAAAGCTATCCAGGTGTGAAGCAATATATGGAAGAAATTGTCCAGGAAGCAAAGCATAAAGGCTATGTGACAACATTAATGAAAAGAAGAAGGTATTTGCCAGAAATTACGAGCCGAAATTTTAATGTAAGAAGCTTTGCTGAACGTACAGCAATGAATACACCAATTCAAGGTAGTGCAGCAGATATTATTAAAAAAGCAATGATCGATTTAGATGGAAGATTAAAGGAAGAAAAGCTGCAGGCAAAAATACTTTTGCAGGTGCATGATGAATTAATTTTAGAAGCGCCGAAGGAAGAAATAGATAAATTGAAAGAAATCGTGCCGGAAATGATGGAACAGACAGTGACATTAAATGTTCCATTAAAAGTTGATTATGAATTTGGAGCAAACTGGTTCGATGCCAAATAA
- a CDS encoding ATP-binding protein — protein sequence MKVLFSVPIRPYMFAVLFTFIVMGVILFQAADVPFIMIVVLFFGFIIVQIIIFLLYTNYVKPVQKATNTIDEFIKGNFNARFHNSSNEAIEELSYKINTLARNMSAISMQEQMQSEQLSTLIDSIQSGLVLIDEKGFIHVVNRKFISMFGKTEKEYRGHLYYEVIENETIHETVQNTFLYERNIKETFTQTYGVDKNYFEIVGAPMFNERNLLKGAVLVLHDITELKKMEKTRKDFVANVSHELRTPITSIKGFAETLMDSGENKDETTRDFLGIIYHESHRLQLLIEDLLSLSKLEKEGFHLVLQTFNAKELIQEVIPALKHKAAEKKLDLSLNIDKETEMKADKERIKQVIVNLLDNAIHYTPENGKVELSLDSTADFIHIKIADTGIGIDEKSIPRIFERFYRVDKARSRNTGGTGLGLAIVKHIVEVHDGRIEVESEVNQGTTIHVYLPK from the coding sequence ATGAAAGTATTATTTTCAGTACCTATCCGGCCATATATGTTTGCTGTTCTGTTTACTTTCATTGTTATGGGGGTTATTTTATTTCAAGCGGCAGATGTGCCGTTTATTATGATAGTAGTTCTCTTCTTTGGATTTATTATCGTTCAGATTATTATATTTCTTTTGTATACGAACTATGTAAAACCCGTGCAAAAAGCAACCAATACAATAGATGAATTTATCAAAGGCAATTTTAATGCAAGATTTCATAATTCATCCAATGAAGCGATAGAGGAATTAAGCTATAAAATTAATACATTAGCAAGAAACATGAGTGCAATATCGATGCAAGAACAGATGCAGTCTGAACAGTTATCAACATTAATTGATAGTATACAAAGTGGTCTTGTACTGATTGACGAAAAAGGATTTATCCATGTGGTTAACCGCAAATTTATTTCTATGTTTGGCAAAACTGAAAAAGAATATAGAGGCCATCTGTATTATGAAGTAATCGAAAACGAAACCATTCATGAAACAGTTCAAAACACGTTTTTATATGAGCGAAATATTAAGGAAACTTTCACACAAACATATGGAGTAGATAAAAATTATTTTGAAATAGTTGGGGCTCCTATGTTTAATGAACGAAATCTATTAAAAGGTGCAGTTTTAGTACTCCACGACATTACTGAATTAAAGAAAATGGAGAAAACAAGAAAGGATTTCGTTGCAAATGTTTCACATGAGCTGCGTACCCCAATTACCTCCATTAAAGGTTTTGCTGAAACATTGATGGATAGTGGTGAAAATAAGGATGAAACAACGAGGGATTTTCTCGGAATTATTTATCATGAAAGTCATCGCCTGCAATTATTAATTGAGGATTTATTATCCTTATCAAAGCTGGAAAAGGAAGGATTTCACCTAGTTCTTCAAACGTTTAACGCAAAGGAACTAATTCAAGAGGTTATTCCAGCATTAAAGCATAAAGCAGCTGAAAAAAAGCTGGACTTATCCTTAAATATTGATAAAGAAACAGAAATGAAAGCAGATAAAGAACGAATTAAACAAGTAATCGTGAATCTACTAGACAATGCGATTCACTATACACCGGAAAACGGAAAAGTTGAGCTTAGCCTTGATTCTACAGCTGACTTTATTCATATTAAAATCGCTGATACGGGCATTGGAATTGATGAAAAATCAATCCCGCGCATTTTTGAAAGGTTTTATCGTGTTGATAAAGCACGCAGCAGAAATACGGGCGGAACTGGTTTAGGATTGGCAATTGTTAAACATATTGTCGAAGTGCATGATGGTAGGATAGAGGTTGAAAGTGAAGTAAATCAAGGAACAACCATACATGTATATTTACCGAAATAA
- a CDS encoding response regulator transcription factor, which translates to MSQKVLIVDDEKPIVTLLDYNIKNAGFQTDVAYDGKEAVIKCETNEYDLVVLDLMLPEMDGMAVCKHLRMNKIETPILMLTAKDEEFDKVLGLELGADDYLTKPFSPKEVVARIKAILRRSARNDKPNFSSLKIGELTIYPERYEAEMNSNVITFTRKEFELLFHLAKNKGKVISRDQLLSSVWDYDFVGDTRIVDVHISHLRDKIEPNTKKPVYIKTVRGLGYKLEDPS; encoded by the coding sequence ATGAGTCAGAAGGTATTAATTGTAGACGATGAAAAACCAATAGTAACGCTACTGGACTATAATATAAAGAATGCTGGTTTTCAAACGGACGTTGCCTATGATGGAAAAGAAGCAGTTATTAAGTGCGAAACAAATGAATACGATCTAGTGGTACTGGATTTAATGCTGCCAGAAATGGATGGTATGGCAGTATGTAAACATTTAAGAATGAATAAAATTGAAACACCAATTTTGATGCTGACAGCAAAAGATGAAGAATTTGATAAAGTGCTAGGTCTGGAATTAGGAGCAGACGATTACTTAACCAAGCCATTTAGTCCAAAAGAAGTTGTCGCAAGAATTAAAGCTATTTTGAGAAGAAGCGCGAGAAATGATAAACCAAACTTTAGTTCGCTGAAAATTGGTGAGCTGACAATTTATCCCGAACGCTACGAAGCAGAAATGAACTCAAATGTCATTACATTTACAAGAAAAGAATTTGAGCTGCTGTTCCATCTTGCAAAAAATAAAGGAAAGGTTATTTCAAGGGATCAGCTATTAAGCAGTGTCTGGGATTATGATTTTGTTGGTGATACAAGAATCGTCGATGTCCATATTAGTCACTTAAGGGATAAAATAGAACCAAATACCAAAAAACCTGTATATATAAAAACCGTGAGAGGGCTTGGGTATAAATTGGAGGATCCTTCTTGA
- the mdh gene encoding malate dehydrogenase, with the protein MGLQRKKISVIGSGFTGATTALMIAQKELGDVVLVDIPNMEDPTKGKALDMAEAAPVQGFDAKIIGTSNYEDTKDSDLVIITAGIARKPGMSRDDLVNTNAKIMKAVAKDIVKYSPDTTIIVLTNPVDAMTYTVFKESGLPKERVIGQSGVLDTARFRTFVAEELNLSVKDVTGFVLGGHGDDMVPLIRYSYAGGIPLENLISKERLDEIVQRTRTGGGEIVNLLGNGSAYYAPAASLTVMAEAILKDQRRVLPAIAYLEGEYGYKDIYLGVPTILGGKGLEKIIELDLTAEEKAALDKSADSVKNVLGVLN; encoded by the coding sequence ATGGGTTTACAAAGAAAAAAGATTTCAGTTATCGGATCTGGCTTTACCGGTGCAACAACAGCATTAATGATCGCTCAAAAAGAGCTTGGTGATGTTGTCCTGGTAGACATTCCTAATATGGAAGACCCAACAAAGGGGAAGGCACTTGATATGGCAGAGGCAGCGCCAGTTCAAGGATTTGATGCGAAAATTATCGGTACTTCCAATTATGAGGATACAAAAGACTCTGATTTGGTTATTATCACTGCAGGTATTGCACGTAAGCCAGGGATGAGTCGTGATGATCTTGTAAATACCAATGCAAAAATCATGAAAGCTGTAGCAAAGGATATTGTAAAATATTCCCCGGATACGACCATTATTGTATTAACAAACCCAGTTGATGCGATGACATATACGGTATTTAAAGAATCTGGTTTACCGAAAGAGCGTGTTATTGGACAATCCGGTGTACTCGATACTGCACGTTTCCGGACTTTTGTTGCAGAAGAATTAAATCTTTCTGTTAAAGACGTAACTGGTTTTGTGCTTGGTGGACATGGTGATGATATGGTTCCGCTAATTCGTTATTCCTACGCTGGTGGTATTCCACTTGAAAATTTAATTTCAAAGGAACGTTTGGATGAAATTGTACAACGCACTCGTACGGGCGGCGGAGAAATTGTCAACTTGTTAGGAAACGGAAGTGCGTACTACGCACCAGCAGCTTCATTAACTGTTATGGCAGAAGCAATCTTAAAAGATCAGCGTCGCGTGCTTCCCGCAATTGCTTATTTAGAAGGAGAATACGGCTATAAGGATATCTACCTTGGCGTACCTACAATTTTAGGTGGAAAAGGTCTTGAAAAGATAATTGAATTAGACCTAACAGCAGAAGAAAAAGCAGCGCTAGATAAATCAGCCGATTCGGTTAAAAACGTACTTGGTGTACTAAACTAA
- the icd gene encoding NADP-dependent isocitrate dehydrogenase, translated as MAQGEKIIVENGKMNVPNNPIIPFIEGDGTGPDIWAAASEVIEAAVEKAYNGEKKIDWLEVYAGQKAFDKTGEWLPQDTLDKINEYKIAIKGPLTTPIGGGIRSLNVALRQELDLYTCLRPVRYFEGVPSPVKRPEDVDMVIFRENTEDIYAGIEWQKGSDEVKKVIEFLKNEMGVNKVRFPETSGIGIKPVSEEGTKRLVRSAIEYALTEGRKSVTLVHKGNIMKFTEGAFKNWGYEVAEKEFGDKVFTWAEYDRIVEAEGKDAANKAQDDAIAEGKILVKDAIADIFLQQILTRPKEFDVVATMNLNGDYISDALAAQVGGIGIAPGANINYNTGHAIFEATHGTAPKYAGLDKVNPSSVILSAVLMLEHLGWREAADLITNSMDKTIASKVVTYDFARLMDGATEVKCSEFGKELIKNMSK; from the coding sequence ATGGCACAAGGTGAAAAAATTATCGTAGAAAATGGGAAAATGAATGTCCCTAACAACCCAATCATTCCTTTCATTGAAGGAGACGGTACTGGTCCTGATATCTGGGCAGCAGCAAGCGAGGTTATCGAAGCTGCAGTAGAAAAAGCTTATAATGGCGAGAAAAAAATTGATTGGCTGGAAGTATATGCTGGTCAAAAAGCCTTCGATAAGACTGGTGAATGGCTACCACAGGATACATTAGATAAAATTAATGAATATAAAATTGCAATTAAAGGCCCGTTAACAACTCCGATTGGTGGAGGAATACGTTCATTAAACGTTGCACTTCGTCAAGAGCTTGATTTATATACATGCCTTCGACCGGTACGTTACTTTGAAGGTGTACCATCACCAGTTAAGCGTCCAGAAGATGTAGATATGGTTATATTCCGTGAGAATACGGAAGACATTTATGCTGGAATTGAGTGGCAAAAAGGTTCCGACGAAGTGAAAAAGGTTATCGAATTTTTAAAGAATGAAATGGGTGTAAACAAGGTTCGCTTCCCTGAAACGTCTGGAATTGGAATTAAGCCAGTTTCAGAAGAAGGCACAAAACGTCTAGTTCGTTCTGCAATTGAATATGCATTAACTGAAGGACGTAAAAGTGTTACTTTAGTACATAAAGGTAACATCATGAAATTTACAGAAGGCGCATTTAAGAACTGGGGCTATGAAGTAGCTGAAAAAGAGTTCGGTGATAAAGTATTTACGTGGGCTGAATACGATCGCATTGTGGAAGCAGAAGGAAAAGATGCTGCAAATAAAGCACAGGATGATGCAATCGCCGAAGGTAAAATTCTTGTTAAAGATGCTATTGCAGATATATTCCTTCAACAGATCTTAACTCGCCCTAAAGAGTTTGATGTTGTTGCAACCATGAACTTAAATGGTGATTATATTTCTGATGCGCTTGCAGCACAAGTTGGAGGAATCGGTATTGCACCAGGAGCAAACATAAACTATAATACCGGACATGCGATTTTCGAAGCAACACACGGCACTGCTCCTAAATATGCAGGATTAGATAAAGTAAATCCTTCATCTGTTATTCTTTCAGCAGTATTGATGCTTGAGCATCTTGGCTGGAGAGAAGCAGCTGATTTAATTACAAATTCAATGGATAAAACGATTGCTTCTAAAGTTGTGACATATGACTTTGCACGTCTAATGGATGGAGCTACCGAAGTTAAATGCTCCGAATTTGGTAAAGAATTAATCAAAAATATGTCTAAATAA
- the citZ gene encoding citrate synthase: MTTSTKGLEGIVATQSSISSIIDDQLSYVGYRIDDLAEHSSFEEVIYLLWNLKLPTKTELEEVKQELAENMEIPEGIIDHLRSYDLSTVHPMAALRTAVSLLGLYDDEADVMEPEVNKRKAIRIQAKIASIVAAFSRIRNGQEPVKPKTNLGYAENFLYMLNGKEAEAIEIEAINKALVLHADHELNASTFTARVCVATLSDIYSGITAAIGALKGPLHGGANENVMKMLTEIGEEENAIPYIEKKLANKEKIMGMGHRVYRNGDPRAKHLKEMSKQLTTLTKQEKWYNMSIKIEDYIKENKGLPANVDFYSASVYHSLGIDHDLFTPIFAVSRTSGWLAHILEQYDNNRLIRPRAEYIGPDLQDYVELSKRG; encoded by the coding sequence ATGACAACATCTACAAAGGGGTTAGAAGGTATTGTCGCAACTCAATCGTCCATCAGTTCCATTATAGATGACCAGCTATCATATGTTGGCTACCGAATTGATGACTTAGCTGAACATTCAAGCTTTGAAGAGGTCATTTATTTACTTTGGAATCTGAAGCTTCCGACAAAGACAGAGCTGGAAGAAGTGAAGCAGGAACTAGCTGAAAATATGGAAATTCCTGAGGGGATTATTGATCATTTGCGTTCTTATGATTTATCAACTGTCCACCCGATGGCAGCATTGCGTACTGCTGTTTCTTTACTTGGATTATATGATGATGAAGCAGATGTAATGGAACCAGAGGTAAATAAGCGTAAAGCTATTCGCATTCAAGCTAAAATTGCATCAATTGTTGCCGCTTTTTCAAGAATCCGCAATGGTCAAGAACCGGTGAAGCCGAAAACAAACCTTGGTTATGCAGAGAATTTCCTGTATATGCTTAATGGCAAAGAGGCAGAGGCTATTGAGATAGAAGCGATTAACAAGGCGCTCGTACTGCACGCAGACCATGAGCTGAATGCTTCCACGTTTACGGCAAGAGTATGTGTTGCAACACTTTCTGATATTTACTCCGGTATTACTGCTGCAATCGGTGCCTTAAAAGGTCCATTGCACGGCGGTGCGAATGAAAATGTAATGAAGATGCTAACGGAAATTGGCGAAGAGGAAAATGCCATTCCATATATTGAAAAAAAATTAGCAAACAAAGAAAAAATTATGGGTATGGGACACCGTGTATATCGCAATGGCGATCCACGTGCAAAACATTTAAAAGAAATGTCCAAGCAATTAACGACATTGACCAAGCAAGAGAAATGGTACAACATGTCTATAAAAATTGAAGATTATATAAAAGAAAATAAAGGTCTTCCAGCGAATGTAGATTTCTACAGCGCATCTGTGTATCATAGCTTAGGTATTGACCATGACCTATTCACACCAATTTTTGCAGTAAGCCGTACATCCGGCTGGCTTGCACACATTTTAGAACAGTACGATAATAATCGTCTGATCCGCCCGCGCGCTGAGTATATTGGTCCTGACTTGCAGGATTATGTTGAATTAAGCAAGCGTGGCTAA